One stretch of Chryseobacterium fluminis DNA includes these proteins:
- a CDS encoding DNA-directed RNA polymerase subunit alpha: MAILQFIKPDKVILLNSDEFKGQFEFRPLEPGFGLTIGNALRRVLLSSLEGYAISSIKIEGVEHEFSTIPGVIEDVTEIILNLKQVRLKATAENQTNEQVIAKVSGQNVITAGDLGKSINGFEILNPELVICNLNSDVTFEITFNIEKGRGYVPSEQNKSNNAPVGTIAIDSIFTPIKKVQYSIENYRVEQKTDYEKLVLDIETDGSISPQNALTEASKILIYHFMLFSDERITLETEAVKASIQYDEETLHTRQLLKSKLADMDLSVRALNCLKAAEVETLGELVSYSKSDLMKFRNFGKKSLTELEELVHSKGLNFGFDVAKYKLDADK, translated from the coding sequence ATGGCAATTTTACAATTCATAAAACCCGATAAAGTAATTTTACTTAACTCTGATGAATTTAAAGGTCAATTCGAATTCAGACCTCTAGAACCAGGTTTCGGGCTTACAATCGGTAATGCTTTGAGAAGAGTGTTGCTTTCTTCTCTGGAAGGATACGCTATTTCATCTATCAAAATAGAAGGTGTAGAGCACGAATTTTCAACTATTCCGGGAGTAATCGAAGACGTTACCGAAATTATTCTTAACCTTAAACAGGTAAGATTAAAAGCTACGGCAGAAAACCAGACGAATGAGCAGGTGATTGCCAAAGTTTCGGGTCAAAACGTTATTACTGCTGGAGATTTAGGTAAATCAATCAACGGATTTGAGATCTTGAATCCTGAGTTGGTTATTTGTAACCTGAACAGTGATGTAACTTTCGAAATTACCTTCAATATTGAAAAAGGTAGAGGATATGTTCCTTCAGAACAAAATAAGTCAAACAATGCACCGGTAGGTACTATTGCTATTGACTCTATTTTTACACCCATTAAGAAAGTACAGTATAGTATTGAAAATTACCGTGTAGAGCAAAAAACAGACTACGAAAAACTTGTATTAGATATAGAGACTGATGGATCTATCAGCCCTCAAAATGCTTTAACTGAAGCTTCGAAGATATTAATTTATCACTTCATGCTGTTCTCCGATGAGAGAATCACGCTTGAAACAGAAGCAGTAAAAGCATCGATCCAGTACGATGAAGAAACACTTCATACAAGACAACTCCTTAAGTCTAAATTAGCAGATATGGATCTTTCCGTAAGAGCCCTGAACTGTCTGAAAGCGGCTGAAGTAGAAACGCTTGGAGAATTGGTTTCTTACAGTAAGTCTGATTTGATGAAATTCAGAAATTTTGGTAAAAAATCTTTGACAGAACTAGAAGAATTAGTGCATTCAAAAGGTCTTAACTTCGGTTTCGACGTTGCAAAATATAAGTTAGACGCTGATAAATAA
- the rplQ gene encoding 50S ribosomal protein L17: MRHGKKFNHLGRTASHRSALLSNMACSLIEHKRINTTVAKAKALRVYVEPLLTKAKEDTTHNRRIVFSYLQNKEAVAELFRTVAPKIAERNGGYTRIIKTGFRPGDAADTALIELVDFNELYNPNAEEKKATRRSRRATAAKKEAVVAEAPKAEEKVEEPKAEAADSTEEKTEE, encoded by the coding sequence ATGAGACACGGTAAAAAATTCAATCACTTAGGAAGAACGGCTTCTCACAGAAGTGCTTTACTTTCTAATATGGCTTGTTCTCTAATTGAGCATAAAAGAATCAACACTACTGTAGCTAAAGCTAAAGCTTTGAGAGTATATGTTGAACCTCTATTAACAAAAGCAAAAGAAGATACTACACACAACAGAAGAATTGTTTTTTCATATCTTCAAAATAAAGAAGCAGTTGCTGAATTGTTCAGAACTGTAGCTCCTAAAATCGCTGAGAGAAACGGTGGTTATACAAGAATCATTAAGACAGGTTTCAGACCAGGTGATGCTGCTGATACTGCTCTTATCGAATTGGTAGATTTCAACGAGCTTTATAATCCTAATGCTGAAGAGAAAAAAGCGACAAGAAGAAGCAGAAGAGCAACAGCAGCTAAGAAAGAAGCTGTAGTAGCTGAAGCTCCTAAAGCAGAAGAAAAAGTTGAAGAGCCTAAGGCAGAAGCAGCTGATTCTACAGAGGAAAAAACTGAAGAATAA